Proteins from one Salaquimonas pukyongi genomic window:
- a CDS encoding SEL1-like repeat protein, with the protein MSRIRSHLDAIISGDGNQDQPAGGEPSPRPAFPRSDGRAHAQPAPAQTSYGRPQSAPNLQDIHRSLDQLSRRISAASRSSAPSAPQVTASAPPLAGEIQQEIHRGISQLKQELGHSLDHDLKRIADGVAAIQNGQNLHPDYADRMQAELQNLNNSIRQIAEMQSAPASQVDLSGVSRSIENGYSEIVQKLDQVLAQRGDELPQLPDISVPDYSNEFKALATRIEEVARAVVSMSVSAVDGEEHHALERIEARLASLAKAVEAAPAAIASSPDTSQFADMASHQETVAAELARLSQHLEALQAGGAAYGQPGSSGEPAHNMAGLEERITALADRLDDLVSGAAQSLDRNGDEVLAVLRDLVGRVEAIEQLAVQAAQEDYDGDPAAANGGNDRIAGLESQISAIISQLGSASVDPETGDPQPPLPGSIAERLENIESQIAASRDIVIDMASQAAQQGPEDGANAANLDAVHASQLDEVLAELRQIREASAGGDRGTENLEEIAQAIQTISTRLDQIETVQTWPAAQQENDGSFEGLGAAQVAETPYTPDTLQAAQAAPQEVFSQSELPQVDEVPPLAPEHDQALVGAEPTGAFSEHPAHPADADPIHPADAHPSDAHPSVAMAQAGEVTAPEAEDVPLEPGSGMPDLESLVRRATNRKRAKNEPELEDSSDDDGINDLMAAARRAAQAASAQAHSARERNSMGGEKTSGLERFSSGKPSIFSRKALLASVAVIALAYAGWAIVPKFLGSSSNTEISQITPQERPLSSEEAGEPEIAAVGEDTAETDEIRPADDARTAEAPESAPVEEMPEASIDDEVSATMPALQEGSADTVPAMAAGNARISIPDGMPKELANSDLVQDAANGNGNALFEIARRYTEGDGVDRDLKTAAAWYQKAADLGHAPSQYRLGNFYEKGHGVTADTGKAAQWYSKAAASGNALAMHNLAVLNVQGLLGSDPDMETAIGWFEKAANLGVKDSQVNLGILYTRGMGVKADLEQAYKWFAIAAKGGDNDAAAKRDTVAKNMRPEQLEKARGEAEIWKPKTLNREANTVSLEESWKTGSRLERAALPQTELIRRTQAILTKLGFDPGPADGIMGAKTEEAIRDYQKKFGLPVDGRVSPGLLEALSAQAV; encoded by the coding sequence ATGAGTAGAATTCGTTCTCATCTCGACGCGATTATCTCCGGAGACGGCAATCAGGATCAGCCGGCTGGTGGTGAGCCTTCCCCACGCCCCGCGTTTCCGCGCTCTGACGGCAGGGCGCACGCGCAGCCTGCTCCCGCACAGACTTCCTACGGCAGACCGCAATCTGCACCCAACCTTCAGGATATTCACAGGTCCCTCGACCAGCTGTCGCGGCGGATCTCGGCAGCATCCCGCAGCAGCGCTCCCTCCGCGCCACAGGTAACAGCCAGCGCACCGCCACTGGCCGGAGAAATCCAGCAGGAAATTCACCGTGGCATCAGTCAGCTCAAGCAGGAGCTGGGTCATTCCCTTGACCATGATCTCAAGCGTATTGCCGACGGTGTTGCCGCGATCCAGAATGGCCAGAACCTGCACCCTGACTATGCCGACCGGATGCAGGCGGAACTGCAGAACCTGAACAACAGCATTCGCCAGATTGCAGAAATGCAATCGGCGCCTGCTTCCCAGGTCGATCTTTCGGGCGTGTCCCGGTCGATCGAAAACGGTTATTCGGAAATCGTCCAGAAGCTTGATCAGGTGCTGGCCCAGCGCGGCGATGAACTGCCGCAGCTTCCAGACATCAGCGTTCCGGATTACTCAAATGAATTCAAGGCACTGGCCACCCGCATCGAGGAAGTGGCACGCGCCGTCGTCTCCATGTCGGTTTCTGCCGTTGATGGCGAAGAACATCATGCCCTGGAGCGGATTGAAGCGCGCCTTGCAAGTCTGGCAAAGGCCGTGGAGGCTGCACCGGCAGCCATTGCTTCATCACCGGACACCTCCCAGTTTGCCGACATGGCCAGTCATCAGGAAACCGTCGCGGCGGAACTGGCCCGTCTTTCGCAGCATCTTGAGGCGCTGCAGGCCGGCGGGGCAGCGTATGGACAGCCGGGAAGTTCGGGGGAGCCGGCCCATAACATGGCCGGGCTGGAAGAGAGAATTACTGCGCTGGCGGACCGCCTGGACGATCTCGTTTCAGGAGCCGCCCAGAGCCTTGATCGAAACGGCGATGAAGTGCTCGCCGTGTTGCGGGATCTGGTTGGGCGCGTTGAGGCAATTGAACAACTGGCCGTACAGGCCGCACAGGAAGATTATGACGGCGACCCGGCTGCTGCAAATGGCGGCAATGACCGCATTGCCGGTCTTGAATCCCAGATTTCGGCCATCATCTCGCAATTGGGTAGCGCTTCGGTTGATCCTGAAACAGGCGACCCGCAGCCCCCTCTGCCAGGCTCGATTGCCGAACGGCTCGAAAACATCGAAAGCCAGATCGCTGCGAGCCGTGATATCGTGATCGACATGGCGTCTCAGGCCGCACAACAGGGGCCAGAGGACGGCGCAAACGCGGCAAATCTGGATGCTGTTCATGCCTCCCAGCTTGATGAAGTTCTGGCCGAACTCCGCCAGATCCGTGAAGCAAGCGCCGGTGGCGATCGTGGCACTGAAAACCTGGAAGAAATTGCTCAGGCAATCCAGACCATATCCACCAGGCTCGATCAGATAGAGACGGTGCAAACCTGGCCAGCGGCCCAGCAGGAAAACGATGGGTCTTTTGAAGGCCTCGGCGCGGCGCAGGTAGCCGAGACACCTTACACCCCCGATACCCTTCAGGCTGCCCAGGCAGCTCCGCAGGAAGTGTTTTCCCAAAGCGAGCTGCCACAGGTGGATGAGGTTCCGCCACTGGCGCCCGAGCATGATCAGGCACTAGTCGGGGCAGAGCCAACCGGCGCCTTTTCCGAACACCCCGCCCATCCGGCTGATGCGGACCCGATCCATCCAGCCGATGCCCATCCGTCCGATGCCCATCCATCCGTTGCAATGGCACAGGCTGGCGAGGTCACAGCGCCCGAAGCAGAAGATGTTCCCCTGGAGCCAGGTTCGGGCATGCCGGACCTTGAATCCCTCGTGCGCCGCGCCACCAACCGCAAGCGCGCCAAGAACGAGCCCGAGCTGGAAGATTCCAGCGACGACGATGGCATTAACGACCTGATGGCTGCCGCACGCCGTGCGGCCCAGGCAGCTTCCGCACAAGCCCATTCCGCCCGTGAGCGCAATTCAATGGGCGGAGAAAAGACCAGCGGTCTTGAGCGTTTTTCTTCCGGCAAACCTTCCATTTTCAGCCGCAAGGCACTTTTGGCATCGGTTGCCGTGATAGCGCTGGCCTATGCCGGCTGGGCCATCGTCCCGAAGTTTCTCGGCAGTTCGAGCAACACCGAGATTTCACAGATCACACCGCAGGAACGGCCTCTGTCTTCTGAAGAGGCCGGCGAACCTGAAATTGCGGCAGTTGGCGAAGACACCGCTGAAACCGATGAAATCCGGCCGGCAGACGATGCAAGGACGGCCGAAGCGCCGGAAAGCGCGCCCGTTGAAGAAATGCCGGAAGCCAGCATTGATGACGAGGTTTCTGCCACCATGCCCGCATTGCAGGAAGGCAGTGCGGACACGGTACCGGCTATGGCGGCGGGCAATGCCAGGATTTCCATTCCGGACGGCATGCCGAAGGAACTTGCGAATTCCGATCTGGTGCAGGATGCAGCCAATGGCAACGGCAATGCGCTGTTCGAGATTGCCCGGCGCTATACGGAAGGCGATGGCGTTGACCGCGATCTGAAAACCGCGGCGGCATGGTATCAGAAAGCGGCCGATTTGGGCCATGCTCCGTCCCAGTACCGGCTTGGCAACTTCTACGAAAAAGGTCACGGGGTGACTGCAGATACAGGCAAGGCAGCTCAATGGTATTCAAAGGCTGCAGCCTCCGGCAATGCGCTTGCGATGCACAATCTTGCCGTGCTCAATGTTCAGGGTCTGCTGGGAAGCGATCCCGACATGGAAACAGCCATTGGCTGGTTCGAAAAGGCTGCCAATCTCGGCGTCAAGGACAGTCAGGTCAACCTTGGCATTCTCTACACGCGCGGCATGGGCGTCAAAGCCGATCTGGAACAAGCCTACAAGTGGTTCGCCATCGCTGCCAAGGGCGGCGACAACGATGCTGCAGCGAAGCGGGACACGGTTGCCAAGAACATGCGGCCGGAGCAGCTTGAAAAAGCCCGCGGCGAAGCAGAAATCTGGAAACCCAAAACGCTTAACCGCGAAGCCAATACCGTTTCGCTGGAGGAAAGCTGGAAGACCGGCAGCCGTCTGGAGCGCGCAGCGCTGCCCCAAACCGAGCTGATACGAAGAACCCAGGCCATTTTGACCAAACTTGGCTTCGATCCGGGACCGGCAGACGGCATTATGGGAGCCAAGACGGAAGAGGCCATCAGGGATTATCAAAAGAAATTCGGCCTGCCTGTAGACGGGCGCGTCTCTCCCGGCCTGCTTGAAGCCCTGTCGGCCCAGGCTGTCTGA
- a CDS encoding MerR family transcriptional regulator, with the protein MHPHAQTGNLIGLVRDETGDDAETMYRIGELSREFSVTLRTLRFYEDRNLLSPKRVGSTRLYSAAERERLKLILLAKRSGFSLAEIEEILEVNDQDHLTREATEKLINKFKRQVGVLTEQKKEIDEALDEVAETISYLESRL; encoded by the coding sequence ATGCATCCACATGCCCAAACCGGCAACCTGATCGGATTGGTGAGAGATGAGACCGGCGACGATGCGGAAACCATGTACCGCATCGGAGAACTCTCCCGTGAATTTAGCGTAACCCTGCGTACGCTGCGGTTTTACGAAGACCGCAATCTGTTGTCGCCCAAACGCGTTGGGTCGACGCGGCTTTATTCTGCCGCCGAAAGGGAACGGCTCAAACTGATTCTGCTGGCCAAACGGTCAGGATTTTCGCTTGCCGAAATCGAGGAAATTCTCGAAGTGAACGACCAGGATCACCTTACCCGTGAGGCCACGGAAAAGCTGATCAACAAGTTCAAACGGCAGGTTGGCGTCCTTACAGAGCAGAAAAAGGAAATAGACGAAGCGCTTGATGAGGTTGCTGAAACCATCAGCTATCTGGAAAGCCGCCTCTAG